The window CGGTTCAAACGTTCGAAGGGGTTCAACGTGCTCCATCCCATTGGCTGGGACGCGCTCGGGCTGCCCGCGGAAAATGCCGCACTCAAGCACGGCGCGCATCCCGAGGACTGGACCCGCGCGAACATAGCCCATATGAAGCGGCAGCTGCAGCGGTTGGGGTTTTCCTATTCCTGGGATCGTGAGATCGCGACCTGTGATCCTGATTACTATCGCTGGAACCAGTGGTTCTTCATCCAGATGTGGAAAAAGGGGCTGGCGTTTCGCAAGAAGGCGGCGGTGAACTGGTGCCCGGTCGACCTGACCGTTCTCGCGAACGAACAAGTCGTCGATGGGCGTTGCTGGCGGTGTGACGCCCAGGTCGTTCACAAAGAGCTCGAACAATGGTTCCTGAGGATTACCCGATTCGCGGAACAGCTGCTCGCGGACATGGAAGGCCTGTCGGGCTGGCCATCGACGGTCCTCACACTCCAACGCAACTGGATCGGGCGCTCCGAGGGCAGCGAGATCGAATTCGCCCTGGCCGACCCGATCCACGACGGAGAATCCATCCGGGTGTTCACGACGAGAATCGATACCGTATACGGGGCTACGTTCTTGGTCCTGGCGCCCGAGCACCCCTTGACCTCTCGTCTGGCGGCATCGAACCCTGCCCTCGCCTCCTACATCGAAACAACGATCCGCGAGGACAAAGAGAAACGGCGCCTCGGCGAGGTCGAGCAGACGGGAATCGCAACCGGGCATGATGCGTTGAACCCCTTTACCGGGGAGAGAATCCCCATCTGGGCGGCAAACTACGTTCTGATGGATTACGGGACCGGTGCGGTCATGGCCGTCCCGGCGCACGACGATCGGGACTTTTCCTTCGCTCGCGCGCATGATCTCCCGATGAAAGCGGTCATCCAGCCCCCGTCCGCGGACCTCGACGCCCGGACGATGGAGAAGGCATTCATCGATCACGGTACCCTGGTGGACTCCGGTGAGTTCACCGGACTCCCGACGCTCGATGCCATCCGGGCGATGAACGCGAAGATCGAGCGGGAAGGACTGGGAAAATCGGCGGTCACCTACAAGATTCGGGACTGGGGAATCTCGCGGCAGCGATACTGGGGAACACCGATTCCGATGGTTTACTGCGACGAATGTGGGATCCTTCCGGTGCGAGAGACGGACCTGCCGGTGCTCCTGCCCCGGGACGTCACCATCACCGGCAAAGGGGAATCCGTCCTGCGGGACAACCGGAGCTTCCTGGAAACGACCTGCCCCGGGTGCGCCCGCCCGGCCCGCCGTGAAACGGATACGATGGATACTTTCGTCGATTCCTCCTGGTACTTCTATCGTTACACCGATCCTCGATACTCGGACGGACCGTTTCGCCCCGAGGTGGCCCGGGACTGGTTCCCCATCGACGTCTACATCGGTGGCATCGAGCACGCCATCCTTCATCTCATCTACGCACGTTTCTGGACGAAGATGATGCGGGAGCTGGGTCTGACCGCAGACGCCGAGCCGGTCGACGTTCAGCTCTCTCAGGGGATGGTCATCAAGGACGGGGCGAAGATGTCCAAGAACAAGGGAAACGTGGTCGAGCCCGACGAAGTGGTCGCCAGATACGGTGCCGACACTTTGAGACTCTATGTTCTCTTCGAGGCGCCGCCGGAGAAGGAAGTCAACTGGACCGATCAACGCCTCGAAGGACCGGCGCGATTTGTTCAGCGCATCTGGCGGTTCGTGGACAACGAGATCGATGCGCTGGCTTCGGCGTCGCCGATCGAGGGCAACGAGAGCTGGAACGAGCCCGAGTCATTGCTGAGAAGAAAGACGCACCAGACGATTCAAAGAGTCACTCGCGACATCGAAGAGCGGTTCCACCTGAATACCGCCATCGCCGCGATCATGGAGCTCGTGAACGAGATCTATCGCGCGGTCGAGCCCCGTCCTCAACGCGACGACACCTGGAAGGTCGTGCGAGAGGCTACCGAGGCGGTTATCCTCCTTCTGAGCCCCTTCGCGCCCCACCTGGCAGAAGAGCTCTGGGAGACTCTCGGGAACGCGAACGGCCTCCGGTCGGCGGGCTGGCCTCGCTTCGACCCCGTTGTGGCCGCCGAGGAAAAGACGACGTTCGTGGTCCAGGTCAACGGGAAGCTGCGAGGTCGTATCGAGGTTTCGGTCGACGAAAGCGAGGAAGAAGTGAAGCGGCTCGCGCTCGCGGACGAGAACGTGAGGAAATTCACCGAAGGCAAAGAGCTCCGCCGGGTCATCGTGGTGCCTCGGCGTCTCGTGAACGTAGTGGTGTCTCCATGACGAGAAAAGGTTTGTTGTTATCAGTCGCAGCGGTCGCTTGGATCATGACGGGGTTCGGGTGCGGTTACTCCCTTGCCGGGAGGGGAAACTACCTGCCCGATTACATATCGGTCATCGCCGTACCGACCTTCGCAAACAACACCGATCGGGTGGCGGTCGAGGAGTTGTTCACTCGAAAAGTGGTCGAGGAGTTCAACTCCCGCGGACGTTATCGGATACAAGGAGAGATCGAGGGTGCAGATGCGGTGATGGAAGGAACGGTTCTGAGTCTCACCGCGGTCCCGTCCGTGCTCGAAGGAGGGGATCCCGAAGATCCGCAAAGCAATCAGGCCTCGACCTATACCGTGGTGGTGCGGGCTCAGGTCGCGTTCCGCGATCTGGTCGAAGACAAGGTCATCTGGTCGAGCGGCGGATTCCAGTTCCGGGACGATTTCGAGATCGGCGAAGATCCCGAGGAGTTCTTCGATCAGGAAGGTCTTACCCTCGAGCGGTTGGCGGAGGAGTTTGCGAAATCCCTGGTGAGCAGCATTCTCGAGGCATTCTGACCTTGAGGCTAACGTACCACCAGCTCAGCCGGCATCTCGACTCGGGGAAGCTCGAGCCCGTCTATCTCGTCATGGGCGAGCAGGAGCTTCTTCGCGAGCTCGCGGTCGACATGCTCGCGACCGCTGCCGTTGGCGGTGAGCCCACCCCGTTCAACTCGGATCGGTTCGACGGACAGCAAGCTCGAGTGGAACGAATCCTGGACTCGGCGAACGTCCTGCCGCTGCTCGGCGGCCGTCGTGGCGTGGTCGTGAGACGTGCTAGCCGGCTAGTCGAATCGGAGCAGCTTGCCGCATATCTGGAAGACCCTTCTCCCCATTCGGTTTTGGTGCTCGATCTAGAAAAGAGACCGGATCAGCGCAAGAAGTCGTGGAAGCAAATTGCGGGCAAAGCGAGCGTCGTCACCTGCGACGCGCCGCGCACGTCG is drawn from Vicinamibacteria bacterium and contains these coding sequences:
- the leuS gene encoding leucine--tRNA ligase, which encodes MGRPYDFDEIERKWQARWLETGEFEASETDERPKYYCLEMLPYPSGKIHMGHVRNYSIGDAIARFKRSKGFNVLHPIGWDALGLPAENAALKHGAHPEDWTRANIAHMKRQLQRLGFSYSWDREIATCDPDYYRWNQWFFIQMWKKGLAFRKKAAVNWCPVDLTVLANEQVVDGRCWRCDAQVVHKELEQWFLRITRFAEQLLADMEGLSGWPSTVLTLQRNWIGRSEGSEIEFALADPIHDGESIRVFTTRIDTVYGATFLVLAPEHPLTSRLAASNPALASYIETTIREDKEKRRLGEVEQTGIATGHDALNPFTGERIPIWAANYVLMDYGTGAVMAVPAHDDRDFSFARAHDLPMKAVIQPPSADLDARTMEKAFIDHGTLVDSGEFTGLPTLDAIRAMNAKIEREGLGKSAVTYKIRDWGISRQRYWGTPIPMVYCDECGILPVRETDLPVLLPRDVTITGKGESVLRDNRSFLETTCPGCARPARRETDTMDTFVDSSWYFYRYTDPRYSDGPFRPEVARDWFPIDVYIGGIEHAILHLIYARFWTKMMRELGLTADAEPVDVQLSQGMVIKDGAKMSKNKGNVVEPDEVVARYGADTLRLYVLFEAPPEKEVNWTDQRLEGPARFVQRIWRFVDNEIDALASASPIEGNESWNEPESLLRRKTHQTIQRVTRDIEERFHLNTAIAAIMELVNEIYRAVEPRPQRDDTWKVVREATEAVILLLSPFAPHLAEELWETLGNANGLRSAGWPRFDPVVAAEEKTTFVVQVNGKLRGRIEVSVDESEEEVKRLALADENVRKFTEGKELRRVIVVPRRLVNVVVSP
- a CDS encoding LptE family protein, whose protein sequence is MTRKGLLLSVAAVAWIMTGFGCGYSLAGRGNYLPDYISVIAVPTFANNTDRVAVEELFTRKVVEEFNSRGRYRIQGEIEGADAVMEGTVLSLTAVPSVLEGGDPEDPQSNQASTYTVVVRAQVAFRDLVEDKVIWSSGGFQFRDDFEIGEDPEEFFDQEGLTLERLAEEFAKSLVSSILEAF